The sequence below is a genomic window from Coffea arabica cultivar ET-39 chromosome 8e, Coffea Arabica ET-39 HiFi, whole genome shotgun sequence.
GAATTCGTAGAAACAGAGAATCTTCTTCGTATCAAGGAGTCAGAATTAGTCAATGCTAGATTAGAGATCCAACATTTAGAATCGGAGCTGACTTCTCTCCAGACCTTGCTGGAAGGAAAAGATTCAGAGCTCGTAAGTGCACAGAAGATGTTTGCAGTAGTAAATCAAGAGATAGCTGAGCTGAAAATGCTGATGAAAAATAGAGATGACCAACTTATGGAGGCTACAAGTGCGCTGAAGGAGAAAGAGGATAATGTTCAGACAATACAACATGAATTAGATAGTaccaagcagaaattttctGAAGCTGAATCAGTTTTGGCAAAGATTGTTCAGCTCACTAATGACCTTGGAGATGAACAGTGTGGCAGATTGCTTAAGGAGACTGATCGCAAGCTATCATCTCATCTGTTTGATCAATCGGGTGCTAACTTTGACTGGAAAAAAAAGCAGCTTGAAACTGAACTGAAACTGACCAGAGAAAGCCTGAAAGCGAAAGAAATGGAAGTTCTTGCTGCACAGAGGGTTCTAGCAATTAAAGACGAAGAGCTCAAACTGGTTTTGAGTAAATTGGACAACAAAAACATGGAACTAATGCAAATGAAGGAAGAGATGAATCGAGATGGTGCTGAACTGAGGCAACTGTATGCTTTGGCACAAGAAAGAATTGGTGAAAAGAGTATTGGAGACCTGGCAATTGAGAAACTCCAACTGGAGGCAGCTCAGCTGGAAGTTGAAGCTGCAACTAGTGCGCTCCAGAAACTCAGTGAGATGAGCAGAGAACTTCTGAATAAGGCTAGTCTGAGCATTGATGCTGATTTTGATATCAGTATCATGCCTCATAGTAGCTCCTCTGACAACAGGGATAACATTGATGAAAGTGGGTGTCTTGCTAAAGTTAAAACTGAAGTTGCAAACCTTTCAGCTTTGACTGAGCAGCTTCTTAAAGAGGCTGGTGTTAAATAAGGCTAGTCTGAGCACTGTTACTGATTTTGATATCAGTATCGTGCCTCATAGTAGCTCTTCTGACAACAGGATAACATTGACAAAAGTGGTTGTCTTGGTAAAGTTAAAACTGAGGTGGGAAACCTTTCAACCTTGACTGAGCGGCTTCTTAAAGAGGCTGGTGTAGTAGGTGAGTAAAATAGCAAAGGTAGCTTGTGCGTTTGGTGACCAACATCTATGTAGATATCTAACAATTGCTTGGTATACTTTCTTATAGGTTGAGAGTATACTTTCCTAGATTTTTGACAGGGAAATTCATATTTGGCTTGTATGGTGTGATGATGGCATTCAATTTTCTCCTGTTATTTATGGCTAAGGATTCTGTAACAGTCATTGATGTCTTAATTGTTCTTATTTATCTGATGAAGTATGATATCTTCTCAGTTATAAACTTGGTGATAGCAAAGGATTTTGTAGAGTGAATGCAGTCCTTTTGTGGGTCTTGAGTTGTACATTATGCCCATGAACACAACTTGTGTTGCAATACGTTATCCTATCAGCTTGATGGATTTCCTGGAGAAACAATCCATAAATTGTACAATAAAACACCCCAGCTAAGCTGGCCATTAATGATCTCTGTTGCTTTACATTAAATCCAAAATGCTTATCACGACTAGTGCAGATCCAGTTATCAGTTTCTAAACTTTGCAATTGACAGGTTACAGATAAGCACTCTTGAAATTGATATTACCCTTGCGCATTTGAGAATAAAAATTTCTTTGGTTCTGGCGTTACTGGGCAGATTAAATCTGCAGCAATCCGAGAAAGATAACACCAGAAACAATCGGTGTTCCAGGCTGACGATCAGTGTTTAAACTGTCTTGCTATTGACACTGATAAGCAGACACTTGCTTAACTCGTCTGAGCATCAAGCAACCATACTAGCAGTCAGATGCTATGGTATTGAGTTCACAACACAGAAAGGCAAGGATCATACCATACAATACCGCAGCAAGTATCAATCAGTTTTATATGTAGATCACAACATGCAGACCTATAAGAAGGATATAGAATGGGTAGAAAAGCTCTGTTCTGTTCACTATGTTACGAGGTAGCAAAATTAACCGGGATTTCACAAGGAAAAGAGACTTGGGACGCTATAAAAGGAATAAAGGACCAAAAGCTGTGTATTACAAAGGAACCTCGGTGAATTTCTGCAGTTTCAAGCACAATGAAATACCATAAACAACCAGAAGGCGTTAGCTAATATGGACAAGAACTAACAAGAAAAAAAGGCAGCAATAGTTCCAACCACCAAACATATATTTACAACAATCATGTATACAGGATTTGTTTTTGCAAATATAAGCAAGGTTGTGCTTTGAATTCCCTAAGCAAAGGTTACAAATCTGTGGAGCCTTTTCTGGAAAGGGCAAGACTTGCTTGGGCAAGCTGACTAAAGCATGAGAACTACCAAGATGTAGGTGCACTGACACCTTCTCTGAAGATGATGTTTGCCACTTGGGGTGGAAGCCAGCCCGTGTTGCCAGCAGTGTGGCCTTCCAAAGATTGAGCTTCACCTGGTATGACATTAGTCCGTCCCTTCCTTATCTTTGACCTGCTAATCTTTTTGCCAACAAAAAGGCCCAGCTTCATAGCAGTAAATAGACCCAAAGCAATCAGAAGTGGCCGGACTGCCCAGTGAAAATCCTCAACGTGCTGATACTTTTTCACCACTCCAGGAGAAGTGCTAAAAGAAACACTTTGAACTTCAGCTGGATCAGCTAAAAAGCTGCTATTTTCTTCACCAAATGTCAACCTACCAGGAAACCTAACAACAAGGCACCCATTTGGTAAGACTTGACAAATTCTCCCAGTTGCCCACTCACCACCTCTTTTTCGGGGCCATTCAAATCGAGGATTAAATGTATCAGACTTCAGCCTAACAAATTGCCCAACACAGTAAGCTTCTGCCATCTGGAGCTCTGAATATCTTCCCTTCCAAAGTGTCTCCATTCCTATAAATCCAGCAGCTACACTCCCATCACGGTTGATTAGATGAAGGATACCTACTGGCGAATGTTTCTTTCCTTCAGCCTTCAATCGCACCCAATCTCCAGCAGCAAATCCATAACTTACACGTTCCAGTGTAGATCCATTAACCCTTAAGGGGTCATGAATGCCATGTACCCTAACTAAAACATATCCATTTTGGTCACTGTTGAGGTCCAAACCTACTACAGTACCCTCGGGCACCTCCATATTTTCAGGTTTGCATGAGTCTGGTGGTTTTCTTGATCGAACCATGTCACCCACTTGCAGGCAATCCTTCGAGAGAAACCACTCGCTGTAGCCAGTAGAACTTGATTTCTCTGTAATCTTTCTACCCCCAGGATCAATCCAATTTCCATCTTGGAAAACTGCATTCTGTGAGCTGTAAATGGGGAAGCAAAATTGAACAAGCAAATATAAGGACCATTTTCTTCTGAAGTACACCCAGAGGATATTTGTGGGAAACAGTCATAAGCACATAATCAACACAAGAAGTCATACTATTAAACAGTTATGATCTCCTATAACAAAGAGAAATTTTAATTAGCAAAAGGATGCATTTTTTAAGGCAAGTAATCAGCAGTCTAATACTTGATATTCAACCAGAATTAAAAGTGACGCTCACAGCAATAACATGCATGGCAAATAATAGTCTGAGAGCAATGTCAATCTGCCACAAAGTCCAGGAAAAGCATCTGATCTAGTCAATACAGACCTACTGATAGGAAATACTAAGACCTGAAAAGTTGTCCTGAAGACAATCGCACCTGCATTCAGAATGTCTCACTTTCAAGTCCAGAATGACTTCCAATACATCAATGAAAAGTTTACTCAAGTCCTCCATTGCCAGGAAAACTGATGACCAATATTAGGAATTTTAATAATTCTTTAATTCTCTGTATTCGGCTTCCAAAACTAGATTAATTTATACTATGGATCATATGCATGCCTTATAAAACATGAACCTCCAGGATTAAGCATTCATTTTGGTAGTTAAATCCCTTAGTTTAAGCATTTATTCCAAAGCCCAGGAGGTGAATGCTtgagttgtttttttttcctgaagTTCAGAAAGCATATTATGAGAAAAAGATTAGATGCACTTTTATTCACTGAACCTTGTATTCCTCTGTTTTAAGAAGAAGTTGAACACGACAAGACAAAAGTGGACCTAAATCATAATACAATTGAAAAAGTATAATATCCTCATAGACAGAGCCATTTGAGGGGTATTAGTAcgtaatataatatatttttaagaTTCTTGAAGGTACAAAAGTTTTAATTATAAAGATAATTTTGGGAAAACTAGgagaaaacctaattttctaAAACTTGGGGTGGCAGTGGCCAGGTTTAGTCTATGGATATCGTAAACTCACATTCATTTATGATGCGTGAATCAGACTGGCAATTACTATAGAATTCTACTTTCTTCAATTAAATTTAGACATATGAACAAAAATGTAAAGATACAACAGAATAAGAAGAGACAATATACAAAGTCTGAAATCCAAGGCCTGCAATACGACAAAAGCCCtgaacttttcaattttcatatgACTCTTAACTGCATATAAGTACTTAGAGAATCTCCCGTCAAAGGgcatttaaaggaaaaaaaggaagagaaaaaaagtaTCATTTTCAAATTAATGTATAAACTAAACCAGCTGTCCAGCCACAGAAGCCCTGCAAAAAGACATCCTTTGATCGACAAATCCATGTCATCCATGAAATTGCTCTTTTGCCCCAAATGCTTGTAGGGCTAATATAGTTCAGGGGATTAAGCAAGACTGGTTTAGAAATTGCTTCTTATCCTGTGTTTGGTGATAACCCTAGTATCTCAATTAAAGCTTCTATGCCACATATGTAGGATAAAACAATCCCCCAGGAAATAATTTTCACGGGAACATATGGAATCCAGttttttgtttctaatttttcaATGAGACGAGACTGTAGGAGTGGCTTTATGTACCTTGTACCATTATGCTAAAATTTACTCAGAAAATGTTGCATCAGAAGAAGTTTGTTTGAGGTAAAACATTTGGTCAGATCCATCCGAAAGTTGGTTTGCAAGGACCAATATCTTTTGGTATTATCCTTTTTTTGTCTGAGATAGAACATAAGCAAGCCTTACCACCATGTATAAAAGTACAGATCAGGCCACCTAAGTTTCACACTTTCTCTGATAATATTACAGCTTTCAGATGATGTCTGCTCCTCATTTACATAGTTAATCAATTAAACATCACTCCCAATCTGCCTATATGTAGCCCATGCAATTTCTGCTGATCACTTGGTTTTGGCAGTCTTCAAATGCATTACAATTAAACATGCCTCGAGAAACAGATTCTTGTGCTACATTTTGAACACATGAGAGATTGCTTCCCATAAAAATAAATAGGAGAAATACCTTTTCAATGCATTCAGTATGTCTTCCATTAGAGGACGACTCCTCAAATCATACTCAAAACAACCACTAATGATATTCTGAACAGCAGGAGGAAGACCAGCAGGAATATGTGGTTTTTCTTGCCTTCTCACAACAGACCTGTAAATTTCATCAACTGATTTACCACTCCAAGGTTGCACACCAGTCAACATCTCCACGATGCTGCATGCAAATCCCCATGAGTCAGTCTCAAATGATATTGGACCTCTAACTTCTGGCTGCCACTGCTCAGGTGCCATGTAGTTTGGAGTACCAAGTCTTCGAGTCATCTCCAAACTCAGCAATGGAATTCCAAGCAGTACATAAGGAATTCCAACATCGCCTAGTATAGCATGGTTATTTTCGTTCAGTAGAAAATTGAAAGGTTTAAGGTTGAGAATTAGGATCTCTTTTGAATGCAGCTCCATTAATCCATGTGCCAGATCAGTTCCATACCTGTgcaataacaacaaaaacacATGACAATTTCTATTTGACAGGTTATCAGTTATCAAAGGGAAAGAAGCCCATAACAGCTGACTTTTGCACATAATACCAAGTATATGTCACCTTAAAACATCATGCAGTGAGAGCTTTCCACCCTTACGGCGGGACATCTTATCACCAATCGAGCCTTCATAGAACTTCATAACAATGCATAACTGGAAGAACACGTGTAGATTATCAGTAAATTCAGAAAAACTTCTGGCCACTAACTCTAAACTGGAACATCAATATTACCTTTCCACTTATCATGGAGAGACCTTGCATCCTACAAACAGATTCTAATTCTTgacacttggagaacaaatcatCCAACCTACGCAATACAACATTAATGGCATCTTCTTTTATAGGATGCAGCATCTTAACAGCAACCTCATGATACTCTTCATATTCTTCAGTTGCTTGATGTCGAGTTGCTAACCAAACGTCACCAAAGGGACCCCTTCCAATTCTATGTCGAAGCTTAATCTTTGAAGGATCAATCCATGGGCTAATCTGATTGGATGATGCAACGACAGTTGTGAGTTGATCAGAATCATCTCCAACAAGCTCAAAGTCAAAGGATGATGTCACTTGACTAGCAGCAATCTTTCCAGCCATCCCCTATAAccaacaaatatatatatatatatctctttCAGCTGATATTGAACCCAAAATTCTGGTTCTTTTCCTCCTCATGTACAAAACAAAAGTAAGATCCATATGAGGTAAGAGAAACGAgtaaaaatgagataaaagaaaagcaaaaatatccaaaaaCTCCTTAACTGTATTCACTATTCAGACAGAGTGACAGACCCACTAACAGGGGTTTGTTTCATTCATTCTAAATGCAGGTAAGGCTTCATACCAGTTCATGACATGGGTACCGTCAAACTGACATTTTTACTAGTAAAAGTTAACAGATGCTGAAATTTCGattgttttgattttctttAGCAGTGGGTAGCATAGCTCATCTATTGCAATGATTTGTTTCAgctatcaagctcaaagttcTAAATCCAAGCCACAACTTGACTGCTAATGGAGGCAACAAATCACGATCACAAAATCCTCTTTGTTTACgcctttaaaaaaaatcaaacagaTGGTTCACACCTCATAATTTTAACCCTACAACGAAAATAAATATCAAGACTAAAAATATCAACTTCTCATCAAGTtaaaaacaagaaggaaaaaaactCCCCAGAAACCATAACAAACTAACAACTTTATACTGTTTACCAAAAGCCTGTGATTAAAGTTCGTTCCTTTTCACAATCATCCTCAGCAACGTACATCAAGTCACaaattagccaaaaaaaaaaaacacatacaAGGCTTACTTGTACAGTGAAGTAGTAGAATTTGCAACTGAAAATGAAGGGGCGAAAGGTGAAATTTCGACGAATTAAGTGAAGGGTTGAGAAAGCATCAGCCAAGAATGATCACAGCATCATCTGGGGCTGTGAAAAGAAcaaaacccaaaaagaaaaaaaggtccCCAATGTTAATAAATATTCtactaaagaaaaaaaaaattattctgactaaagagagagaggagaaacGAGAAATAAAGAGACCTATTGTTTGAGTGCCCAAGTTAGAGAGTATAAATATCACCATcagtatatttttaaaatgagtagaatttgttaaagaaattaGTTAAGTCCTCATTAGTAGGACTACAatttagaagaagaagaggaagaagaagaagaacaagaaaaattaggaaacgtGTGAAGGCGTCACCTTTGGGAAGGGGAGTGTATTGGTGTCACCACCAGAGTTATGCTGTTTCGGACCGTATACGTCGTTTATACTCTTAGAACTACATTACTTTCTTGTATTTATACTtatgctatttttctttttcactccCAACAAATTTTCTTTGCAGAGAAAACATCCAACTAGATAGTTTATtgtcaagaaaaataaaaaactaagtaGTTTTCTTTGGTCCCCTTAACATTTGTCTCACATGCTAGGTCCTTGTCGAACTTGACAAATTTTGAGTATTCCTTCGAATATTCAAATCTTTTATATTTGTTCTGAATTCTTTGTATTTTAAGAAGCGAAgaagtaaaaagaaaatttaaattcaaaaccTCTAATTCTTTGAATTTCGAGATATTATAACTTAATATTGTACAAATTATACTgcataaaaattaaataaaccaaaGTGAATTATTAGCTGCGAagtgtgacaaaaaaaaaaaacaacgagGTTAGCGATATTATTGATAAGATAAGCAAAgtagtaccaaaaaaaaaaatggtactaTATGTCTTTGACCTTGAAATAGTGAATGGTTGCAAATTGAATTGGGTATTTTGGCAATTCATATGATTTCCTTCTTTGTCGGTAAAAATAATTTGCCGTAACTGAATAATAATTAATTCCTTGACatataacaaaaaaaagggCGTCTGAATTTTTTGTACGTGCATGCATAAATGGAACAACATAAATTGCATCAAAGTCTTAAACAAAAAATGTGACAAGAAAATATTAAGAGAGTGAGCTAAACTAGTGGTGAAGTTAAAGAAACATGATAAGATTTGAAGGGCGTAAAAGTAAATAGAAACTGAAAGTTCAGACCAACTGGCCCAGTTAGTTTTTACCGTTCTGCTGGCTAGATTTTGccaatgaaataaattaaaagctGGCATTGGGTGGAGGACTGCACATAGAGCTCGAACCGAGTATCTGAGCTCTGTTCGTTAAGCGATTTGAACAACGTTCGTGTTCGTTTGTTaattttcgaactccaaacctgTGTTTGTATTCGGAACATTAAGTAATGTTTATGTTCGAGATCGAGTTCGTGTTCGGTTCGTTTTATGTTAAACGAGCCGTTCACGAACATGTTTGAAATGTtcgaatccaaattattttaagCCTTAAATATACTAtacaaatcattaatcattctaaaaaataattaaaacactaagtgactaaattctattattcattaactatataactaatattaacataaaaataacaaattataccctccaaatataaaagtctagccataaaattaaccctaaaatttgtcaaatgataaTAATGCCCATGTTCGCGAACGTTCGATAAAACTCGCGAACATGCTCGTATTTGCTCGATTATTAATCGAACAAAAAAATTCGTTCGTACTCGATTCGTTTAAGGTTTCGAACGAGTCTTTTACGAACACGAACGTGTCAAAATGAACCGAGCTACCGAACAATTCGATTCGTTTAACAGCTCTAACTTCACAGTAAATTACATTGTGTTTCTTGCAATAGCTAAttctttcaataaaaaaaaaaaagcaaattctAGTCACCGATGCTATCcacatatttatttattttttaaataaatgttTGTTTCTGCTTTTTTCCTAGTAGAGGAAggatgagatttaagaaacgAGGAGAAGAAATGATAATCTGAATTCAGGAGCTGGGGTCTCGACCATAACTAATAAATTTAGGCCTTCTCAGCCACTGATCTTCAATACCTAAACGAATAAACCAGTTTTGCTTCTACGTAGAGGGGAACAGAGCAAACATGCATTTCAGAGTACACACTACTAAGTCACTAATGGACAAAAGTAGATAATGGTATTGATTTGCATTAAGTGGTGACAAAATCTAGACAGCTGAATCAAGAAATTCATGTTGTTCATGATGATTCAGATCAATCGCACGCCAAGTTAAACTAAATGCAGAAAGCTAATGAAGCTGAAGAAATGGGACA
It includes:
- the LOC113704023 gene encoding protein KINASE OF THE OUTER CHLOROPLAST MEMBRANE 1-like is translated as MAGKIAASQVTSSFDFELVGDDSDQLTTVVASSNQISPWIDPSKIKLRHRIGRGPFGDVWLATRHQATEEYEEYHEVAVKMLHPIKEDAINVVLRRLDDLFSKCQELESVCRMQGLSMISGKLCIVMKFYEGSIGDKMSRRKGGKLSLHDVLRYGTDLAHGLMELHSKEILILNLKPFNFLLNENNHAILGDVGIPYVLLGIPLLSLEMTRRLGTPNYMAPEQWQPEVRGPISFETDSWGFACSIVEMLTGVQPWSGKSVDEIYRSVVRRQEKPHIPAGLPPAVQNIISGCFEYDLRSRPLMEDILNALKSSQNAVFQDGNWIDPGGRKITEKSSSTGYSEWFLSKDCLQVGDMVRSRKPPDSCKPENMEVPEGTVVGLDLNSDQNGYVLVRVHGIHDPLRVNGSTLERVSYGFAAGDWVRLKAEGKKHSPVGILHLINRDGSVAAGFIGMETLWKGRYSELQMAEAYCVGQFVRLKSDTFNPRFEWPRKRGGEWATGRICQVLPNGCLVVRFPGRLTFGEENSSFLADPAEVQSVSFSTSPGVVKKYQHVEDFHWAVRPLLIALGLFTAMKLGLFVGKKISRSKIRKGRTNVIPGEAQSLEGHTAGNTGWLPPQVANIIFREGVSAPTSW